GTAAGGGCTTTGAAGCCTATTCTAGAGAGTCTGGCTCATGTGGAAAGATGATCAGGAACACCACTGAAGGGTTCCCAACTTCTGATCTCCCTACAGGCTCTCAGGCCTGGCCCTCTACCTGCTCCCCCACCCATGCTCCCAGCATCTCATACTTAGGATATCTGCAGATTCACAAATTCTCACTGTCTAATTCTAGGGATCCGTAAACCACAAGGAGGCTGTCACCATCCCCAAGGGCTGCATCCTGGCTTTCCGAGTGAGACAACTGATGGTCAGAGGCAAAGATGAGTGGGGTGAGCAAGACTGGCATCTTCTCCCCTGAAGATAAGAATTACCCTCACAATACCAAGACAGCTTGGCCCACTCCCATGGAGAAGTCAGGGAATAAGTGAAGGAGTGTATTGTGGTCCACCTACCAGGAAAAGAACTACAGGGGCTGCTCTGGAGAGAGAGCTGATGGAACTTCTGGGTTCTGAGCATCTCCTCTGTACTGGGGGTGGGAGTACAAAGATGAACAAGCATAGCCTTTACTCTCAAGAATCTACGGCCAATGAAGGAAACAGAGACACTATTAGCATAATGCAAGGTAGAATGTATTGTCATAGGAGACTATTTGCAGAGGAAAAACAGATTACTTCCAGCAGTGGAGGTAGAGCAGGGTGCTAGGGGAGGCAACTGTGGGGCAGGGTCCTAGCCCTTAGTAGCCCTGTGGGCTTGGATCTACAGAAGGAAAGGTGGGGCAGCTATAAGAATCCTTCTACTTTCCCCTCTCTTTTTACAGATATTCCACACATCTGCAATGATAACATGCAAACCTTCCCTCCTGGGGGTAAGTGAAATTACCTACTGCTTCCCACACTCTCTGCCCTACCCCTGACTTTATCCCAGGGTTTGGAATCAGTTCATTCTGATTCgacctcctgctgagaattttcatttctgaatcagaatctacagattctgattcagaaatACTATACTGAATACACagctatactgaatcagaatccacagtttaacaagtggttaagagctatggctgctaaccaaaaggatggcagttcaaatccaccagccacttcttgcaaaccctatgtggcagttctactctgtcctatagggtcactataagtcagaatggacttaacaacaatattttttgggggggtgggtatctataagaatcacctggggatcctaTTAAaccatagattctgattcagtatatctaggggaaggaattcaaattctcagcaggaggttgagtcagaattaactggttAGAAGCCCTGCTTTATCCACTTAAACCCTCCAGCCTCTAATaaacaaaatctgttgccatcgagataattccaactcatagcaaccctacaggacatagtagatcgcccccatagaatttccatgtagcagctggtggatttgaactgccaactttttggttagcagctgagctttctcCCTCTAATATTATATACTATTATCCTCCAAAGAGCCCCTAGTTTTCTCTTCCAAGTCCCTAAAAATATCTGTCCTCAACTTTAGGGAAGACAGAAAGAGGCATATAAATTCTGcccaagagacacagagaaatagAAAGACAGAAACCAGAAGGCACACTTAGAAGCAGAAATAAGACTTGGAGACAGTGTGTGTTCCCAAATTGTGGGGGTAGATGAGCTAACATAATCTCCATGTGTGTTTATAATAATCACTGATAGAACTGCCTTGACAACTGTTCTAGATAAAAGGCAGAATTCGGCTTTAGGCTGACATGCGTGCATTGTCCCTGTTTCcaggaaaaccagaagagaagtTCGTCCATAAGTGTTTCTTTTCATTCCACTGCAGCTTTCTTGACTCGGAATTTAATAACCCCaatctttttcttcccttctccctGGGACTGACAGAGAACATGGCAGAGCATGTCCCTGAAACGTGGCAGAAATTCCAATAGCTTAGGAAAAAGCAATGGAAGGAGAAAGTCTTTGGATAAGATGTCCACGTAAGCTAGACCTCTGTCCTCAAGGACCTTCATAGCTATAACCTGTTATACCTGCAACTATGCTGCCCAGCAACCACGGCAGAGCTACTGAGTCACTGGGATGCAACTCAACCCACATAACCCCTTGCACATTGCATTACGTTTTTCTGCTGACCCATTCTTGCCTCCCAGGAATGGAACAAGAATATCTTTAAGATGACTGGTTGGAATGTCCCAGGAGACACACAGGACATATTTCCTAACCCTCCTTAGTGTCTCATCCCCTGGTTATGGCTAATATTCCAAAGGACTTCATTCTtaatcaggttttcttttttttttttctttttccatcagaTATCCAAGCATCTGATGTTGGTAAggaattttgtggtttttttcCCAAGGCTTTGGCATGAAGGCAGTGGGATAAGTATTGGggtggaaagagaggaagactagTGCTGAGTTCCAGGTCCTAGAAGTGGGGCCACTTCCAGGGAGCCACTCTCTCCAAAGCAGGCTAGACATATTCCTACAATGCCAGGCCCCTAGAGGTTCAGGCTATCCCCAAATCCACTCACGCCCATGGATACAGACACACTGCCCTTGAAGCAGTCCTACTGTGTGGTCTTGACTCATTCTTCTTTGTCATTTAACTCATGGGGAATGCAAATATACCTTCCTTCTCAACTTTCGGGTGAAGTCTTAGAGAAAAGGGAGTCAGCTATCTACTGATACAGGATGGGGCCTGGGATTCCAGGGAGAATTAACTGTTGGGTTAGATGATACTGTGGATTCTGGCCCACCTCCTCACCCCAAACCTTCCCCCCAACACCTCTATCAGGGCTGGCAGATAACTTCATAACCGCATTCCTTGCTAAGGAAAGAAGGCAAAGCAGGCtcaagctgggagcagagcacagggACCTAAAAAAAAACTGAGGGCTAAATGAAGGAGGCCTACAGGGAAAATGCTTACTGAACAGGGAGGGTGCCAGATGGAGGGTTGTTTGTTTGCCACATTTACTTTTCCATAGGGGAGGCACACGAGGACTTCAAGGCACTAAAAGAAGAGGTTCAAAGAGAGACCCAAGAAGTAAAGAAGCTGAGCCAAGTAGGGCAAAGCTCTCTGCTCAGCTCCCTCAGCAAACTTCTAGGGAATAAAAAGGAGCTCCAAGATCTTGAGCTCACGGTGAGGCCTTTGAGGAAGGATGGGAGACATGGGAGAAGGAGGTTTTTGGTAGAGGTGTGCATGGGTATCACAGCCAGTGGGGTGGGATCTGATGGTGACAGAAGGTAGCCAGTGGCCCAGGAAATCAATAGTAGATGCCATCCCCAATGCTGGCCAAGTACCCCTCAGGCTGCCAGGTCACTACTGTTCCCTTTGTCCCCTGGAGAAAATTCAACAATGCAGATTTCCCTGGCACATGCTCCAACATGAATGACAGGTAGGCAGCATGCCAGAAGGGCCCTCTGTTGGAAAGGGACTAGAACCTTTCCTTTCCAGAGTCTAAGATTCAGGGACCAAGGAACCCATGGGTCTAATACTTTTCAAGACTTGTTACCTTGAAAGGGAAATGGGAGAGAGTTAACACATGTTAATggcttactacatgccaggcaccacATGGGGCCCTTTACCTGTGCTATCTTTAATAGTCACCCACATTTTCCCACAGCTTGAAGGGGCTCTAGACAAGGGACATGAAGTGACCCTGGAGGCACTCCCAAAAGATGTCCAGCTATCAAAGGACGCTATGGGAGCTGTCCTCTATTTCCTTGGAGCCCTAACAGGTAAGTGGAGAACAATGTCTTCATTTACATAACTTTCAGGGATCAGAATATTTCCcaaatgaatacatgaatgcATATATGCCAAGCAAATTATACCACAGTTAAGTAGTTTACATCTACATTTTTAAACCTTGGATGGTTTGAGAAGACAACCTAATTTTCCTAGTAAAGACTGAGAAATAACCCACATAACTAATACTTCTTTATATAGCTAAGCTTATCACTTCTATATTGCTACCTGTCAGCTTTAATTTCAGAGGGTAATATATCTGATCTTGCTGccattttctcttcttccctctccaTGAAACATTCCTGAATCTAGAAAAACTCCCTTGCCTTCAGGTGTAAGCTCAGATGTGTATTCCACTAGGAAGAGTGCCCTTGAACGCCAAGATCCTTCAGCTATGGGCTCCCTTAACACCCTGAATTGTAATTACAAGTTACTGTCTTCCCCACTAGACTGCAAGTTCCTTAAGTGAAAGGAGTATTATTTTTACCTTAACACCCAGCAGTGTAGACATTTAACCATGAATGAATGGGCGAATGATGAAATTCTAGGAGCAAACCTATTTGAAATCTGTTGTCCTCTCTATACCAGCAACACACACATCCCTTTCtctgatttgggtttttttgttttgttttctccagaACTAACTGAAGCCCAACAGAAGCTACTGGTAAAATCCATGGAGAAAAAGATCCTGCCCGTGCAGCTAAAGCTGGTGAGAGAAAATGGCAGATGCCCAGGAGAGTTTGGGAGGAAGGCAATGGAAAAGATACAGATTTAGCCTAATGACAGCACAGTCCTAGAGGATCCTGTCCTATCCCAGCAGCTCATGCCGACTTCTCATTTGTcctcatctttcttctttttttgttactTTTACAAGAGTGAATTTTGGGGCAATGATCTTGGTTTTTCAGCTGGATCTTGCGAGACAGAAACATCTGACTTGGCTTTGCTTATTCCTAGCCAAGTAATATTAAGCAAACTAAAACCAGTAGTTAGTTTTAGTTTGCTCAATATTACTTGACTATTGAGCAAAGGTTTTAAAATCTCTGAATCTGTTTCAATGtactcctctataaaatgggactAAAAATAACCGTGCTACCTACTGCGCAGGGCTTTTAAAAGGCCCAGATGTAGGAAGAGCTGCAGAACATTTACAAATGTAAGgagttataataataataaggggAGAATGTAGTCCTCTTTGTGGTTTTTATGAgttgggagaaagaaagagaggtttCCAGTTCTTTCTTTTCATGCTGGTCTGGTTCCTTGCAGGTGGAGagcacaatggaacagaatttcctGCAGGATAAAGAGGGTGTCTTCCCCCTGCAACCTGATCTGCTCTCCTCCCTTGGGGAAGAGGAACTGACCCTCACCGAGGCCCTAGTAGGTCTGAGTGGCCTGGAAGTGCAGAGATCTGCCCCCCAGTATACCTGGGACCCagacaccctcccacacctctgtGCCCTTTACGCTGGCCTCTCCCTCctgcagctgctgaccaaaggctCCTAACTTGCTTTGCCTCCTGTTTCCTGCTTCCCAAATGCCTTCCATACCTCAGTGCACTGTGTCTTTAACACCCAACGGTGTTTCAGAACCACCAGGCTGAGGATGATGGAAACCCTAGCTGATCACCTAAGATAACCAATTTCCACCTGCCCAACCACATATACCTCCAGCTCTGCACGTCCTCCTGATCATCTGCTGATACTTAAATCCTCTAGAGGTTCTCTAACAAGAACAACCCCAGAAAGATAAATTAATTTCCTTCCTCAACTTCTCCCACTTGTACTTCCAAAAACCAAGTTTTACCAGAATTAATGGAAAATACTATGTCactttgaatgtctttggtgttttCCTTTAAAGAAtctaacataaaggaaaaaaataggcaTTATGATACTATACAAAGATCCTGTGTACATGAATACTACTATGCTGTCCTCAGGCCACCTGGAAAATGCTAGAAGAACTATGAGAGTGTAGAATGCATACTCTAAATTCTAAAATGAGAAGATCATCAAAGAACTTGTCTTCGAAGAGGAGCCTCTGGGCCTGAACTGAAGTTTTAGGAAAGGGAAAGACCAAGAAATACATGGCACAAGCCCCAAACAAGAATAAGACAACTTTCAAGTTTGTTTTACAATTA
The window above is part of the Elephas maximus indicus isolate mEleMax1 chromosome 19, mEleMax1 primary haplotype, whole genome shotgun sequence genome. Proteins encoded here:
- the GSDMA gene encoding gasdermin-A — its product is MTVFENVTRALARQLNPRGDLIPLDSLIDFKRFHPFCLVLRKRKGTLFWGARYVHTDYTLLDVLEPGSSPAEPTDSGNFGFKNMLGARVEGKVDMPKTVKVTGTAGLSQNSTLEVQTLSVAPKALESLQEERKLAEDHPFLKEMRDRGENLYVVMEVVETMQEVTLERAGKAEGCFSLPFFAPLGLQGSVNHKEAVTIPKGCILAFRVRQLMVRGKDEWDIPHICNDNMQTFPPGDIQASDVGEAHEDFKALKEEVQRETQEVKKLSQVGQSSLLSSLSKLLGNKKELQDLELTLEGALDKGHEVTLEALPKDVQLSKDAMGAVLYFLGALTELTEAQQKLLVKSMEKKILPVQLKLVESTMEQNFLQDKEGVFPLQPDLLSSLGEEELTLTEALVGLSGLEVQRSAPQYTWDPDTLPHLCALYAGLSLLQLLTKGS